Within the Fervidobacterium gondwanense DSM 13020 genome, the region AGATGGACATGATGATTTTAGGATGAGACTCCTGAGAGAATATTTTCCAAAAGAATTGACAAGAAAGTATGAAGAGGCCCCTTCTCAGTTAAAGAGAGCAATAGTTGAAGACTTAGAAATAACACTCGGGCAGATTTCCGAAAATATGACAGAGAACTTCGCACAATTGATGGAAGAGATAATCAAAGTATATGAAGGAGAGAGTTCTGGAACAATAGATTTCGCTATTGTCCAAGGACCACTCGGTGCTGATAGGCTAGATTTTGTGCTGAGGGATTCATATTATGCCGGAACAAGAGGGTTTGGCACTGGTGCAATAGATAGGCTGATACGCAACTCAATGATAGTTGAACGCGATGGAAAGGAAATTTTGGCCTATGATTCAAAAGTTGTGGACGAAATTTATACAATACTTTTTGGAAGATTTATGATGTACAAAAATGTCTATTTTCATAAGACTTCCAGAGCCGCAGATATGATGATACAAGAACTTTTGGATCTCTCTTACAAAGCACTCAGATTAGATGAAAGAGTGCCAAATTTGGAAACTTTCCTCGATCTAACAGACCAAACAATTATCAATGAAGTGATATTCAACTTTTACAACCTTGTCCAGCAGTACGGTGGAGATGAGGAAACAAAGCAAGCACTGTTAAAGTATGAAATCGATCTACAACCACTTGAACTTGATATAGTCATGGCTTATGAAATCATCGAAAGATTAAAATCGAGAAATCTCTGGAAGGTTGTTCTGGAAACGCCGTTTTCCATTGAGGGTGTAGATCCAACATTGGTGAGTCAAGGAATCGCAAGCGACTTGCTCCAAAAGATTCGTTTAAGGCTTGAAAGAGCAATCGAAATAGCTGATGAAGAGGACAAGAAAGTTATAAAACATGTCATGAGCAATTTCGATGAGATATTCAGAATCGATACACCATACAAACTCACAGTTGTGCATCCGGAAGAATTTTTGAGAAGCAATATATACATAATCAAGAAACATCATCTCATGACTTTTGAAGAGTACGTCCGTTCATATCCCGCATATAATTTCATGAAGAGTAATCTTATTCAAATAATAAGAATTTATGTTACAAAAGACATAAGGGAAATTCTTGAAAAATACAAAATCTTGCCAGAGACAACTATGGAAATAACAACTCGCTGGTAAGTTGGAAAAATCTTGAAAAAGGTGGTTGGTTAAATGGTCCTCCTCTTTGACGTTGGCAATACTCATACAACGGTTGCCTTAACTCGAAACGGCAAGGAATTTGAGAAATATAGACTATCAACGGTACGCTATGAGACAGAAGATGAGCTGTATGCATTCTTGAAGAGCTTTTACAAAGAATATATTGAAAACATTCCTATTGTTGTTTCTTCTGTCGTGCCTTCTATGAACGTGATTTTTGAGTATTTTGCAGAAAAGTACGGAAATGGGCAAGTGTATTTCGTCAGCGCACTTGGATATGATAAGATTAAATGGAATGTCTCTTATCCAAAAGAAATTGGTGCTGACAGGGTTGCCGATGTCATAGCCGCTTACAAAGACTATGGAGAAAATTGTATCGTCATTGACTACGGTACAGCTATAACTATCGAGGTTATCAAAGACGGTTCGTATGAAGGCGGGGCGATATTACCTGGCTTTGCGATGATGATAAACGCGCTTTTCAAAGGTACAGCTAAATTGCCTCTTGTTGAAATCAAGCCATATAATGGATTCATCGGAAAAGATACAGAATCAAACATACAAATAGGAACAATAAATGCAACCGTGGGAGCTATCAAATACGTTATCGAAAACATAGTGAAAGAATATCAGACTCAACCAGTTATAATTCATACAGGTGGTCAGTCTGTTTTTGTGAAAGATATTGTTGAAGGAATAGTTGATAAAGATTTGACACTGAAAGGGATGTACTATTTCTATGAGGAAACGAAAAATTCTACTCGTTAAC harbors:
- a CDS encoding HD domain-containing protein — encoded protein: MYYKVSRDPIYSEIMLYPIEIITIDTKAMQRLRYLSQLVGAEYVYPGATHTRFAHSLGVMHLSGVYAEHLYDTPDKVRVLRLAGLLHDIGHGPFSHQFDDVVYKRLGFKDGHDDFRMRLLREYFPKELTRKYEEAPSQLKRAIVEDLEITLGQISENMTENFAQLMEEIIKVYEGESSGTIDFAIVQGPLGADRLDFVLRDSYYAGTRGFGTGAIDRLIRNSMIVERDGKEILAYDSKVVDEIYTILFGRFMMYKNVYFHKTSRAADMMIQELLDLSYKALRLDERVPNLETFLDLTDQTIINEVIFNFYNLVQQYGGDEETKQALLKYEIDLQPLELDIVMAYEIIERLKSRNLWKVVLETPFSIEGVDPTLVSQGIASDLLQKIRLRLERAIEIADEEDKKVIKHVMSNFDEIFRIDTPYKLTVVHPEEFLRSNIYIIKKHHLMTFEEYVRSYPAYNFMKSNLIQIIRIYVTKDIREILEKYKILPETTMEITTRW
- a CDS encoding type III pantothenate kinase; this encodes MVLLFDVGNTHTTVALTRNGKEFEKYRLSTVRYETEDELYAFLKSFYKEYIENIPIVVSSVVPSMNVIFEYFAEKYGNGQVYFVSALGYDKIKWNVSYPKEIGADRVADVIAAYKDYGENCIVIDYGTAITIEVIKDGSYEGGAILPGFAMMINALFKGTAKLPLVEIKPYNGFIGKDTESNIQIGTINATVGAIKYVIENIVKEYQTQPVIIHTGGQSVFVKDIVEGIVDKDLTLKGMYYFYEETKNSTR